One segment of Candidatus Methylomirabilis sp. DNA contains the following:
- a CDS encoding thiamine pyrophosphate-binding protein, which produces MELCRYLFGRFKEVGVRHVFGLPGDFFLPFFRALEEEPGIEPVILTHEPSVGYAADAYARIQGLGVAAVTYGAGALNMVNAIAQAYAERSPVLVLSGAPEIAHRDPDALLHHRVKTFASQLRVYREVTGAAAALDDPAHAVTEVDRVIDSILRTKRPGYIEIPRDLIRADVPVPARREQDVRPRDERAANEALAEVLARIRVAELPAIYAGAEIRRFRLHDKLVALAEKYGLPVATSLDGKAVFPEQHPLFVGNYLGEIGSPRARKVLETADCVLMLGALMTDVNTGMFTARFDRRKVISAVHEGVTVSYHRFPDVSLEELMDALLTLPEPPKRMEPLPPPLPSQSATAGTLTPDTIIAVLNRVAAGQPVLYTADVGDALFASVDLATDMFLGPGYYSSMGFAVPAAVGAGLAAPGRRPVALVGDGAFLMTGLDLVTCVRLNLHAIVILFNNRSHGMLAALNGPAKSYELPAPDYVRLAESLGARAFRVRTAEELGRALAEALEVNATILIDAIIPPGVYSAPMQRLGAAVRRLAHK; this is translated from the coding sequence ATGGAGCTGTGTCGGTATCTGTTTGGGCGTTTTAAGGAAGTCGGAGTACGGCATGTGTTCGGCCTGCCGGGCGATTTCTTTCTGCCGTTCTTCCGCGCCCTGGAGGAGGAGCCGGGGATCGAGCCGGTGATCCTCACCCATGAGCCGTCCGTGGGGTATGCGGCGGATGCCTATGCGCGCATCCAAGGTCTGGGTGTGGCGGCAGTGACCTACGGCGCGGGCGCCCTTAACATGGTGAACGCCATCGCCCAGGCCTACGCCGAGCGATCGCCGGTACTCGTCCTCTCCGGCGCGCCCGAGATCGCCCATCGAGACCCCGACGCCCTCCTGCATCACCGGGTCAAGACTTTTGCCAGCCAGTTGCGAGTCTACCGCGAGGTCACCGGCGCCGCTGCGGCCCTCGACGACCCGGCCCATGCTGTCACCGAGGTGGACCGGGTGATCGACAGCATCCTCCGCACGAAGCGCCCCGGCTACATCGAGATCCCGCGGGACCTGATTCGAGCGGATGTACCCGTCCCCGCCAGACGTGAGCAGGATGTCCGGCCTCGAGATGAGCGCGCTGCTAACGAAGCCCTGGCCGAGGTGTTGGCCCGTATCCGGGTGGCCGAGTTGCCGGCCATCTATGCAGGGGCTGAGATCCGCCGCTTTCGGCTCCACGACAAGCTCGTTGCGCTTGCTGAGAAGTACGGACTGCCGGTAGCCACATCCCTGGACGGTAAGGCGGTCTTCCCGGAGCAGCATCCTCTCTTTGTGGGCAACTACCTCGGCGAAATAGGATCGCCCAGAGCCCGCAAGGTGCTGGAGACGGCCGACTGTGTCCTGATGCTTGGCGCCCTCATGACCGACGTGAACACCGGCATGTTTACGGCTCGATTCGATCGGCGCAAGGTCATTTCGGCGGTCCATGAGGGTGTCACTGTCAGCTATCACAGATTTCCGGATGTGAGTTTGGAGGAGCTGATGGATGCGCTCCTGACCCTACCGGAGCCGCCGAAGCGTATGGAGCCGCTTCCGCCGCCACTACCGTCTCAATCGGCCACGGCTGGGACGCTGACGCCCGATACCATCATTGCCGTGCTCAATCGGGTGGCGGCCGGCCAGCCGGTCCTGTACACCGCCGATGTGGGTGATGCGCTCTTCGCGAGTGTAGACCTGGCGACGGACATGTTCCTGGGGCCGGGCTACTACTCCAGCATGGGCTTCGCCGTACCGGCAGCCGTCGGCGCGGGCTTGGCCGCACCGGGTCGGCGTCCCGTGGCCCTTGTGGGCGATGGGGCCTTCCTCATGACCGGCCTGGACCTGGTCACATGCGTGCGCCTGAACCTGCACGCCATTGTGATCCTCTTTAACAATCGGAGCCACGGCATGCTGGCCGCGTTGAATGGGCCGGCCAAATCATATGAGTTGCCGGCTCCCGACTATGTGCGACTCGCAGAGAGCCTGGGGGCCCGTGCCTTCCGCGTCCGTACGGCTGAGGAGCTCGGGCGGGCACTGGCGGAGGCACTGGAGGTCAATGCCACAATCCTGATCGATGCGATCATTCCTCCAGGTGTCTACTCGGCTCCGATGCAGCGCCTTGGTGCCGCTGTTCGCCGCCTGGCACACAAGTAA
- a CDS encoding PfkB family carbohydrate kinase: MARILAIGTATLDLIFTLTHYPDEDAELRARGLRPSLGGNAANTLVVLSQLGHMCAFGGVLADGQEATPILERLAGHRIDLTACRRVAGRPPISCVLVSLEGGTRTIVHFRDLPEYGDAEFKRIDLTPFDWVHFEGRDGPETARMVRRLRETRPDLLCSVEVEKPRPGIEAVFADVKMLVFSRVYANYLGFDAPHALLFKIREQAPQADLIVTWGKEGAYGLDRRGAIYHSPAFSPVEVKDTLGAGDTFNAGLIDAYVRGRGLADALSLACRLAGKKCGQIGLEGLGEKER, translated from the coding sequence ATGGCGCGGATCTTGGCCATCGGTACTGCGACGCTTGACCTCATCTTCACCCTCACGCACTACCCCGATGAGGACGCCGAGCTTCGCGCCAGGGGGCTTCGCCCCAGCCTTGGTGGTAACGCTGCCAATACCCTGGTTGTCCTCAGCCAACTGGGTCACATGTGCGCCTTTGGTGGTGTGCTGGCGGATGGCCAGGAGGCTACCCCGATCCTTGAGCGCTTGGCTGGGCATAGAATCGACCTCACCGCCTGCCGCCGCGTCGCCGGCCGACCGCCAATCTCATGCGTCCTGGTGAGTCTCGAAGGGGGCACGCGTACCATCGTGCACTTTCGAGACCTGCCTGAGTACGGAGATGCCGAGTTCAAGCGAATTGATCTGACGCCGTTTGACTGGGTCCACTTCGAGGGTCGAGACGGTCCGGAAACGGCCCGTATGGTTCGCCGCCTCCGCGAGACCCGCCCGGACCTCCTATGCTCAGTCGAGGTGGAGAAGCCGCGCCCAGGAATCGAGGCAGTGTTTGCGGACGTGAAGATGCTGGTTTTCTCACGTGTCTATGCCAACTATCTGGGATTCGATGCGCCCCACGCCTTGCTGTTCAAGATACGGGAGCAGGCGCCGCAGGCCGACCTGATCGTCACATGGGGTAAGGAGGGCGCCTACGGCCTCGACCGGCGGGGAGCGATCTACCACAGTCCTGCCTTCTCTCCCGTTGAAGTGAAAGACACGCTGGGGGCCGGCGATACCTTTAACGCCGGGCTGATCGATGCCTACGTCAGGGGTCGGGGACTGGCTGACGCCCTGTCGCTCGCCTGCCGCCTGGCTGGCAAGAAGTGCGGCCAGATCGGCCTTGAAGGGCTAGGGGAAAAGGAGCGCTAG
- a CDS encoding deoxyribonuclease IV yields the protein MTQKSQQIAKTDLLLGAHMSIAGGVDLAPLRGQQVGCRTIQLFTKSSNQWRARSLPSDEIDRFRANLQAAAIVPAVAHGAYLINLASTDPALYQRSMAACLEELERAEALGIPYLVIHPGSHMGAGEEAGLRQVANSLRELLKRTNGCRVQVVLETTAGQGTALGHRFEQIALLLDQIGLPERTGVCLDTCHLFAAGYDIRTLDDYHGVLRVFDQVVGIPSLKVIHVNDCKKELGCRVDRHEHIGKGTIGIEAFRCLVTDLRLYGIPMIIETPKDGDFMKADRRNLKILRGLVKEQRTA from the coding sequence ATGACGCAGAAATCGCAGCAGATCGCTAAGACCGACCTGCTCCTCGGCGCCCATATGTCGATCGCGGGCGGAGTCGATCTGGCGCCGCTGAGGGGCCAACAGGTCGGCTGTCGAACTATCCAGCTTTTTACCAAGAGCAGCAACCAGTGGCGGGCCAGGTCTCTGCCTTCTGACGAGATCGACCGATTTCGCGCCAATCTTCAGGCTGCCGCAATTGTTCCTGCCGTAGCCCACGGCGCCTACCTGATCAATCTGGCCTCGACCGATCCTGCGTTGTATCAGCGGTCGATGGCAGCCTGCCTGGAGGAGCTTGAGCGGGCCGAAGCGCTCGGCATCCCCTATCTGGTGATCCATCCAGGATCTCACATGGGAGCCGGAGAGGAGGCGGGATTACGACAGGTGGCGAACAGTCTCCGAGAGCTTCTGAAGCGAACGAATGGCTGTCGGGTCCAGGTGGTTCTCGAGACGACCGCCGGCCAGGGAACCGCTCTGGGGCATCGCTTCGAGCAGATCGCGCTGCTCTTGGATCAGATCGGACTGCCGGAGCGAACCGGCGTCTGCCTGGATACCTGCCATCTGTTTGCCGCCGGCTACGACATCCGGACCCTTGACGATTATCACGGCGTCCTCCGCGTATTCGATCAGGTTGTGGGCATCCCCTCCCTCAAGGTCATTCACGTCAACGACTGCAAAAAGGAACTGGGGTGCCGCGTGGACCGCCACGAGCACATCGGCAAAGGGACGATTGGCATCGAGGCGTTCCGTTGCCTGGTCACTGATCTCCGCCTATATGGAATCCCGATGATTATCGAAACCCCGAAGGACGGCGACTTCATGAAAGCCGATCGCCGGAATCTGAAGATCCTCCGAGGTCTTGTGAAGGAGCAGCGAACCGCGTGA
- the ftsE gene encoding cell division ATP-binding protein FtsE, whose amino-acid sequence MIQMFQVYKTFGKDLEALVDINLHIHKGEMVFLAGPNGAGKSTLLRLIFRDELPTSGQILVNGRNIVRMKPRAVPYLRRTLGIVFQDFALLRDRTIEENLALVARVVGMTTIQVQRKIAQLLKLVGLSHKAQMMPYKLSSGEQQRAAMARALMNDPLILLADEPTGNLDAELAADVIRLLVEINVQGTTVLVATHNPKLAEEAGCRTVFLKQGRIVEEWQRVDRPISLPQQKGLG is encoded by the coding sequence ATGATCCAGATGTTCCAGGTGTACAAGACGTTTGGAAAAGATCTGGAGGCCTTGGTCGATATCAATCTTCATATTCACAAGGGGGAGATGGTCTTCCTGGCTGGCCCCAACGGTGCCGGGAAAAGTACGCTACTCCGTTTGATCTTCCGCGACGAGCTTCCCACCTCTGGTCAGATCCTGGTCAATGGCCGCAACATCGTCCGCATGAAACCGAGGGCAGTCCCGTATCTGAGGCGGACTCTGGGGATCGTCTTTCAGGATTTCGCGCTCCTTCGCGACCGGACTATCGAGGAGAACCTTGCCCTGGTGGCCAGGGTGGTCGGTATGACGACGATACAGGTGCAGCGCAAGATCGCGCAACTGCTGAAACTGGTTGGGCTGTCTCACAAGGCACAAATGATGCCGTACAAGCTGTCGAGCGGCGAGCAGCAGCGAGCGGCGATGGCGAGGGCGCTGATGAATGATCCTCTCATCCTCTTGGCCGACGAGCCGACCGGGAACCTGGATGCTGAGCTGGCCGCAGACGTCATACGACTTCTTGTTGAGATTAACGTGCAGGGGACTACCGTCTTGGTGGCCACTCACAATCCCAAACTGGCAGAGGAGGCGGGCTGCCGAACAGTGTTCCTCAAACAAGGAAGGATCGTTGAGGAATGGCAGCGAGTGGACCGGCCGATAAGCTTGCCTCAACAGAAGGGGCTGGGGTAA
- a CDS encoding ATP-binding protein produces the protein MTNRPRALVAWSSGKDSAWTLQVLRQAGEVEVVGLLTTFNEVFDRVAMHAVRRGLVEAQARAAGLPLINVPLPWPCSNAAYEEAMGRALAEVRTQLTITHVAFGDLFLEDVRQYRESRMQGTGLTPLFPLWGRPTRTLAYEMVGAGLKARITCIDPKRLSPSYAGRLFDGILLDELPDEVDPCGERGEFHTFACAGPMFAHSIPVSLGEVVTRDGFVFADLLPGTDGDGTGGR, from the coding sequence ATGACGAACCGTCCACGGGCGCTCGTCGCCTGGAGCAGCGGGAAGGACTCGGCCTGGACGCTCCAGGTCCTGCGGCAGGCGGGTGAGGTGGAGGTGGTGGGGCTGCTCACCACCTTCAACGAGGTGTTCGACCGGGTGGCCATGCACGCGGTACGGCGAGGGCTGGTCGAGGCGCAGGCACGGGCCGCCGGTCTTCCGCTCATCAATGTGCCGCTGCCCTGGCCCTGCTCCAATGCGGCCTATGAGGAGGCGATGGGCCGAGCCCTGGCCGAGGTCCGTACCCAGCTTACGATTACGCATGTCGCCTTCGGTGACCTCTTTCTCGAGGACGTTCGGCAGTATCGCGAGAGTCGGATGCAAGGCACCGGACTTACGCCGCTGTTTCCGCTATGGGGCAGGCCAACGCGCACGCTTGCCTACGAGATGGTGGGCGCCGGCCTCAAGGCTCGGATCACGTGCATCGATCCGAAGAGACTCTCTCCGTCGTATGCAGGACGCCTGTTTGATGGCATCCTGTTGGATGAATTGCCTGATGAGGTGGATCCCTGCGGCGAGCGGGGGGAGTTTCACACCTTCGCCTGCGCCGGACCGATGTTCGCCCATTCCATTCCGGTAAGCCTCGGCGAGGTTGTCACCCGCGACGGTTTCGTCTTCGCTGACCTGCTGCCAGGAACCGACGGCGATGGGACAGGTGGACGGTAG
- the ftsX gene encoding permease-like cell division protein FtsX gives MVEKLKQLLAHALINLVRAGWGGLASITSIAMSFLIIGIFLLLVQHFNALVAEWKEQLQVSVFLDDRITPMQLEMLRRRIENEAAVKAFTFTTKEEALANFRRELKGQESLLEGLGDNPLPASFQLKIRGGYQSPEVLKGLSAFLSRLEGVEDIQYGQEWVERISHAARLIRLLGIIIGAALTLGSAMIVSNTIRLAVYARAQEIEIMRLVGATKAYIRAPFLVEGMLQGSLGAGLALGVLFAAYRFVAPTFNLASPLFPTAAGPGFLESSMMAGLVGGGAAIGALGSLIAVSRFLKV, from the coding sequence ATGGTTGAGAAGCTAAAACAGCTGTTGGCCCATGCCCTGATCAACCTGGTTCGCGCTGGGTGGGGTGGGCTGGCGTCGATTACCAGCATCGCGATGTCGTTTCTCATCATTGGCATCTTTCTCCTGTTAGTCCAGCATTTTAATGCGCTTGTTGCCGAGTGGAAGGAACAACTCCAGGTCTCTGTCTTTCTGGATGACCGGATTACCCCGATGCAGCTAGAGATGCTCAGGCGTCGGATCGAGAACGAGGCAGCCGTCAAGGCCTTCACGTTCACAACGAAGGAAGAAGCGCTGGCCAACTTCCGCCGCGAACTCAAGGGGCAGGAGAGCCTCCTCGAGGGTCTGGGTGATAATCCGCTCCCCGCTTCGTTCCAGCTCAAGATCCGCGGAGGGTATCAAAGCCCGGAAGTCCTCAAAGGGCTCAGTGCGTTCCTGAGCCGCCTTGAGGGCGTGGAGGATATCCAGTACGGGCAGGAATGGGTCGAGCGCATTTCCCACGCTGCACGACTTATCAGGCTGCTCGGCATCATCATCGGTGCGGCGCTGACGCTAGGATCGGCCATGATCGTCTCGAATACTATTCGGCTCGCAGTCTACGCCCGTGCGCAAGAGATTGAGATCATGCGGCTGGTAGGCGCCACCAAGGCATACATCCGCGCCCCCTTCCTGGTGGAGGGAATGCTCCAGGGCAGCCTTGGCGCCGGCCTCGCCTTGGGTGTGCTGTTTGCGGCCTACCGATTCGTCGCGCCGACCTTCAACTTGGCCTCCCCGCTCTTCCCGACGGCGGCTGGCCCAGGATTCTTGGAATCGTCGATGATGGCAGGTCTGGTAGGCGGGGGCGCAGCGATCGGGGCCCTGGGCAGTTTGATCGCGGTCAGTCGCTTCCTCAAGGTGTAG
- a CDS encoding cupin domain-containing protein: MKIQVERNPSPERLTALRITTWPTWSKEVSTFPWSYDSTETCYVLEGEVIVTPEGGEPVRIGKGDLVTFPVGMACTWDILRPIKKHYQFD; this comes from the coding sequence ATGAAGATTCAGGTAGAGCGCAACCCTTCTCCGGAGCGACTCACGGCGCTCAGGATCACGACTTGGCCAACTTGGAGTAAAGAGGTCTCGACCTTTCCCTGGAGCTACGATAGTACGGAGACCTGTTATGTCCTGGAGGGGGAGGTGATCGTCACGCCAGAGGGCGGGGAGCCGGTCCGGATCGGCAAGGGGGATCTCGTCACCTTTCCCGTCGGGATGGCCTGTACCTGGGACATCCTCCGCCCCATCAAAAAGCATTACCAGTTTGACTGA
- a CDS encoding S41 family peptidase, with amino-acid sequence MRSGGHFRNGWKRLVVALGLALLVISGGGTHEVTAVEDSYEQLKVFTEVLSLVQANYVEETKPRDLIYSGIKGMLESLDPHSAFMPPDIFKEMQVETQGSFGGLGIEITVKDRMLTVVAPIEGTPADRAGIHPGDRIVKIDGSQTKDMTLMEAVKKLRGPKGTSVTLTILREESPGPFELTLVREVIEVKSVKTKDLGDGIVYVRISAFQERTGKDLLKAIEQLGQGAMSAMVLDLRNNPGGLLNQAVQVSDLFLDQGQLIVYTEGRIKNQDLRFSAEHGAQVPKIPIVVLVNGGSASASEIVAGALQDWKRAVILGTKTFGKGSVQTVVPLSDGSGLRLTTAKYFTPKGRSIHGTGLVPDIIVEVPRPTAVAKAPGGPGEKEGEPIKVQAEKRQEKKISEEEGDASLQIGKREGPDPNSDIQLKRAMEILKASRIIEKGFVKGNAG; translated from the coding sequence ATGAGATCTGGAGGTCATTTTCGGAACGGGTGGAAGCGTCTGGTCGTCGCATTGGGCCTGGCGCTGTTGGTCATCAGTGGCGGCGGCACCCATGAGGTCACGGCTGTCGAGGACAGCTACGAGCAGTTGAAGGTCTTCACTGAGGTCCTGTCGCTGGTCCAGGCCAATTACGTGGAGGAGACGAAACCCCGCGATCTCATCTACAGCGGCATTAAAGGGATGCTAGAGTCGCTCGATCCTCATAGCGCGTTCATGCCGCCCGATATCTTTAAAGAGATGCAGGTCGAGACCCAGGGTTCGTTCGGCGGCCTGGGGATCGAGATTACGGTCAAGGACAGGATGCTCACGGTGGTGGCGCCAATCGAAGGGACCCCCGCCGATCGGGCCGGCATTCATCCGGGCGACCGGATTGTGAAGATCGACGGGAGCCAGACCAAAGACATGACCCTTATGGAGGCAGTGAAAAAGCTCCGGGGTCCCAAGGGCACGAGCGTCACACTGACCATCCTCCGTGAGGAGTCCCCTGGCCCGTTCGAGCTGACGTTGGTTCGGGAAGTCATCGAGGTGAAAAGCGTAAAGACCAAGGATCTGGGCGATGGGATCGTCTACGTCCGGATTAGCGCGTTCCAGGAGCGGACCGGGAAAGACCTCCTGAAGGCGATCGAGCAGTTGGGGCAGGGCGCGATGTCGGCCATGGTGCTGGACCTTCGCAACAACCCGGGCGGCCTCCTGAATCAGGCCGTCCAGGTGTCCGATCTGTTCCTGGACCAAGGGCAGCTCATCGTTTACACTGAGGGTCGAATCAAGAACCAGGATCTCCGTTTCTCGGCCGAACACGGGGCTCAGGTCCCCAAGATCCCCATTGTGGTCCTGGTGAATGGGGGCTCCGCCAGCGCCTCCGAGATCGTCGCGGGCGCGCTTCAGGACTGGAAGCGGGCAGTGATCCTTGGGACCAAAACCTTCGGGAAGGGGTCGGTGCAGACGGTTGTTCCGCTGAGCGATGGTTCCGGCCTGCGTTTGACCACGGCGAAGTATTTCACGCCAAAGGGACGGTCGATCCACGGCACCGGGCTTGTGCCTGATATCATCGTGGAGGTACCGAGGCCCACCGCTGTAGCCAAGGCGCCGGGTGGCCCGGGTGAAAAAGAGGGTGAGCCAATAAAAGTACAGGCTGAGAAACGGCAGGAGAAGAAGATTTCCGAAGAGGAGGGAGACGCGAGTCTCCAGATCGGCAAGCGAGAGGGACCAGATCCCAACAGCGACATCCAGTTAAAGCGAGCGATGGAGATTCTCAAGGCGAGCCGAATCATCGAGAAGGGATTTGTGAAAGGGAATGCAGGGTAA
- a CDS encoding peptidoglycan DD-metalloendopeptidase family protein, with amino-acid sequence MARSPLTIRVMVVFMAIFLLGPPAGLATTKRPVPPSRLREKREELNQVKRELDRERKQTQQVARKERSLSEDLDRIDQELQQKGRELKELQAGLKVSTERLQAIQNNIRLIRTRLNQTQDLFRRRVRAIYKQGRHGYVQALLSSEDMSGAGRRIRYLAAIANQDQRMVAAYSTDLETLGAQQAELERLKAELTLSQKAVTAKREEILEEQRARRLLLAKVQEQKKSHLVAIRELELAARELQGLIGRLQREKRPQSGRTPHPESLRAPGPSEGPIGPFASLKGKLPWPTTGTLTSTFGKQEHARYRTVTWSHGIEINAPERQKIVSVFEGVVLYADWFKGYGRLIVLDHGDGYYTVYAHAAEILVKVGDRVAKGQAIGLVGTTGSVTGSQLYFEVRHRGGPQDPVAWLAPN; translated from the coding sequence ATGGCTCGTTCGCCTCTTACCATCCGGGTGATGGTGGTCTTCATGGCAATCTTTCTCCTCGGCCCGCCAGCCGGTCTGGCAACTACAAAAAGGCCGGTGCCGCCATCGCGCCTTCGCGAGAAGCGCGAAGAGCTCAATCAGGTAAAAAGGGAGCTGGACCGGGAGCGTAAGCAGACACAACAGGTGGCGCGGAAAGAGCGATCGCTTTCCGAGGATTTGGATCGGATCGATCAGGAGCTTCAGCAGAAGGGCCGAGAGCTGAAAGAGCTGCAGGCCGGGCTGAAGGTAAGTACGGAACGGCTTCAGGCCATCCAGAACAATATCAGGCTGATCAGAACTCGCCTGAACCAGACACAGGACCTGTTCCGGCGGCGTGTCCGCGCCATCTACAAACAGGGCCGGCATGGCTATGTCCAGGCCCTCTTGTCCTCAGAGGATATGTCGGGCGCCGGGCGTCGTATACGATACCTTGCTGCAATTGCGAATCAGGACCAGCGGATGGTTGCTGCCTACTCGACTGACCTCGAAACCCTGGGGGCTCAACAAGCTGAGCTGGAACGGTTGAAGGCTGAGCTGACCCTGAGCCAAAAAGCCGTCACCGCAAAACGCGAAGAGATCCTGGAGGAACAGCGTGCCAGACGCCTGTTGCTGGCCAAGGTTCAGGAGCAGAAAAAAAGCCATCTGGTCGCCATCCGGGAACTGGAGCTGGCCGCTCGCGAGCTTCAGGGCCTTATCGGTCGCCTGCAGCGAGAGAAACGGCCTCAGAGTGGGAGAACGCCCCATCCCGAGTCGTTGCGGGCTCCTGGGCCTTCTGAAGGACCAATTGGGCCGTTCGCATCGCTCAAGGGCAAATTGCCGTGGCCGACGACCGGCACCCTGACCTCTACCTTTGGCAAGCAAGAGCATGCGCGGTACAGGACGGTGACCTGGAGTCACGGCATCGAGATCAATGCTCCCGAGAGGCAGAAGATCGTTTCGGTCTTTGAAGGTGTTGTGCTCTACGCCGATTGGTTCAAAGGGTACGGCCGCTTGATCGTTCTTGACCACGGAGATGGCTACTACACCGTCTATGCGCATGCCGCAGAGATTCTCGTCAAGGTGGGCGATCGAGTGGCAAAGGGGCAAGCCATCGGGTTGGTCGGTACCACCGGCTCGGTAACCGGGTCTCAGCTCTATTTTGAAGTGCGGCATCGGGGCGGGCCACAGGATCCCGTAGCGTGGCTTGCCCCTAACTGA